A single window of Priestia filamentosa DNA harbors:
- a CDS encoding AAA family ATPase — protein sequence MFIEAVKIRIVAKSGRKYGRYIRFFGEKGINEINMVFGKNTLGKSTLIESIIYGLNGEAIYGKKQREIINYKLLLKKFMDETLEHAEIYLQLESRGERVVVLRDAVNNNQPVIIFKNTILHESDTGKTLDERAEKVDFYKIKKDKNVKGNPTYQEFLFSFLNIEPIRKINEEDEENEERLIFYIENLLPLFVIPQESWTDIQATNPKYDIVDIKKTAFEFLLKLSNADAAKYRHSLDYYNAILRQKSNSLKDIKEIINLLKYDDLASIDREIEEKTEEIKELNYKIREMEKGNNLIENVLKQIRMKYKNLIEISKRHEESINLLETEISQYQYYISKIESDIEKHDKLKTAKKLIGVLPVETCPRCFSNISPEKQEVLYSGNCDLCGSELQMTSDTTNTLYYLQDELRDFERLVSRKKEAKNEISSKLFLAQLELKELKTTMNSYEEQLKPQNLEQYNYFSREIGRMENAIKELKKDKEVFNKYEELVKIKEKVSSRITELRKEIRNAKANEKLDNKKLVYFETTFKEILFKLDFLKDGFDTVKVDNLDESIKDKGKKSLSVIRRIYEQIEIDLDDYYPKIEGVNLYNITSSSGLVRIILSYYLALLKTSLKFKNSINHPFILILDEPRQQNLDFDTFNHFLEQLFDIKKDYPKQFQVIIASSVKGNCTKEDIILNLNKVNNKLIKEIKE from the coding sequence GTGTTTATTGAAGCAGTTAAAATAAGGATAGTTGCTAAAAGTGGTAGAAAATATGGTCGATATATTAGGTTCTTCGGTGAAAAAGGGATAAATGAAATTAATATGGTATTTGGTAAAAATACTTTAGGTAAGTCAACTTTAATTGAAAGTATTATTTATGGTTTGAACGGAGAAGCGATATACGGAAAGAAACAAAGGGAGATTATTAATTATAAACTGTTATTAAAAAAGTTTATGGACGAGACGTTAGAACACGCTGAAATTTATCTACAGTTGGAAAGTCGTGGAGAACGGGTTGTTGTTTTGAGAGACGCAGTAAATAATAATCAACCCGTTATAATTTTCAAGAATACTATTTTACATGAGTCTGACACAGGAAAAACTTTGGATGAAAGAGCAGAAAAGGTAGATTTCTATAAGATTAAAAAAGATAAAAATGTGAAAGGCAATCCAACATATCAAGAATTTTTATTTTCTTTCTTAAATATAGAGCCCATTAGAAAAATTAATGAGGAAGATGAAGAAAATGAGGAACGGTTGATTTTTTATATTGAAAACTTATTACCACTTTTTGTGATTCCTCAAGAATCTTGGACAGATATTCAAGCCACAAATCCTAAATATGATATTGTAGATATAAAGAAAACAGCATTTGAATTTTTATTGAAACTGTCTAACGCTGATGCTGCCAAGTATAGGCATTCTCTAGATTATTACAACGCTATTTTACGACAGAAGTCGAACTCTTTAAAAGATATAAAAGAAATTATTAACCTGTTAAAATATGATGATTTAGCTTCTATAGATAGGGAGATTGAAGAAAAAACAGAGGAAATTAAAGAACTGAATTATAAAATCCGTGAAATGGAAAAAGGAAATAATCTCATAGAGAATGTTTTAAAACAGATTAGAATGAAGTATAAAAACCTCATTGAGATATCAAAAAGACACGAAGAATCCATTAACTTACTAGAAACTGAAATTTCACAATACCAATATTACATATCAAAAATTGAATCTGATATTGAAAAACATGATAAATTAAAAACAGCAAAGAAATTAATTGGAGTTCTTCCAGTTGAGACATGTCCAAGATGTTTCAGCAATATTTCTCCAGAAAAACAGGAAGTATTATATTCGGGAAACTGTGATTTATGTGGTTCTGAACTACAAATGACAAGTGATACCACAAACACATTATATTATCTTCAGGATGAGCTGAGAGATTTTGAAAGATTGGTCTCCAGAAAGAAAGAGGCAAAAAATGAAATATCAAGCAAGCTATTCTTAGCTCAGTTAGAGCTCAAGGAGCTCAAAACGACAATGAATAGCTATGAGGAACAATTAAAACCACAGAACCTAGAACAATATAATTACTTTTCAAGAGAAATTGGTCGGATGGAGAATGCTATAAAAGAATTGAAAAAAGATAAAGAAGTTTTTAATAAATACGAGGAGTTAGTAAAGATAAAAGAAAAAGTTAGTAGTCGTATCACTGAGTTAAGAAAAGAAATTAGGAATGCAAAAGCAAATGAAAAATTAGATAATAAAAAACTTGTATATTTCGAGACGACATTCAAAGAAATTCTTTTTAAATTAGATTTTTTGAAAGATGGGTTTGATACAGTCAAAGTAGATAATTTAGATGAATCAATTAAAGATAAAGGAAAAAAAAGCTTATCCGTTATTAGGAGGATTTATGAACAAATTGAAATAGATTTAGACGATTATTATCCAAAAATTGAAGGAGTCAATTTATACAATATAACTTCAAGTAGTGGATTAGTTAGAATCATTTTGTCCTACTACCTAGCTTTATTAAAGACCAGTCTAAAATTTAAAAATTCCATAAATCACCCATTTATTCTAATACTTGATGAACCAAGGCAACAAAATTTAGATTTTGATACATTTAATCATTTTTTGGAACAGCTATTCGATATTAAGAAGGATTACCCTAAACAATTTCAAGTTATTATAGCTTCTTCAGTAAAAGGGAATTGTACTAAAGAAGATATAATACTAAATTTAAATAAAGTAAATAATAAATTAATTAAAGAGATTAAGGAATGA
- a CDS encoding SF0329 family protein — protein MLYHPKWSKAKKRLMSFVCESLHSRVDFQVINYRKAHDQLGRAVITVDKVEMLSMCTVTAEREEYYRERDIRIQLDDFSYDNVFNNRAIQEQAQEQLKTEGIYAQYDFFSALEEYFNSPIEVSLKSNDMLIKILCILDRRVGKRTLRKMKESISEENTLVQDFYKLRCDAENLHSSE, from the coding sequence TTGTTATATCATCCGAAATGGAGCAAAGCAAAGAAACGTTTAATGAGTTTTGTATGCGAATCTTTGCATTCAAGAGTAGATTTTCAAGTAATTAATTATCGAAAAGCACATGACCAGTTAGGTAGAGCTGTCATAACTGTTGATAAAGTAGAAATGTTAAGTATGTGTACGGTTACTGCCGAAAGAGAAGAATATTATAGAGAAAGAGATATTCGTATTCAATTAGACGATTTTAGTTATGATAATGTTTTTAATAATCGAGCAATCCAGGAACAAGCTCAAGAACAATTAAAAACGGAAGGTATTTATGCACAATATGATTTCTTTTCTGCTTTGGAAGAATACTTTAATTCACCAATTGAAGTATCTTTAAAGTCGAATGATATGTTAATAAAAATATTGTGTATTTTGGACCGCCGTGTAGGGAAAAGAACTTTACGTAAAATGAAAGAATCCATTTCAGAAGAAAATACATTAGTTCAGGATTTTTATAAATTACGTTGTGACGCAGAAAATCTACATAGTAGCGAATAA